From Mycoplasmopsis gallinacea, the proteins below share one genomic window:
- a CDS encoding dUTP diphosphatase, with product MNLSKIFEMQKDLDKEFSIKTKQTHPDLTEQDIHIQRTLALIVEAGEFINEVQSFKYWKINKNVNRELVLEEFADLVHFFVNFANTYNIEPIIKPLVLSDDINIQFQKLFLSISKIMYNKNTLLVKRRIKRSFRIALGAFVKLGFTYDDLFEFYKFKNEKNYQRIKNNY from the coding sequence ATGAATTTAAGTAAAATTTTTGAAATGCAAAAAGATTTAGATAAGGAATTTAGCATCAAAACAAAGCAAACGCACCCTGATTTAACAGAACAAGATATACATATCCAAAGAACCCTAGCTTTAATTGTTGAAGCTGGTGAATTTATTAACGAAGTGCAATCTTTCAAATATTGAAAAATAAACAAAAATGTTAATCGTGAATTAGTGCTTGAAGAATTTGCGGATTTAGTGCATTTCTTTGTTAATTTTGCTAATACATACAACATCGAACCTATTATTAAGCCACTTGTTTTAAGTGATGATATTAATATCCAGTTTCAAAAACTTTTTTTATCCATATCTAAAATAATGTATAATAAAAATACCCTATTAGTGAAAAGAAGAATCAAAAGATCCTTTAGAATTGCTTTAGGTGCATTTGTAAAACTTGGCTTTACATATGATGATCTTTTTGAATTTTATAAATTCAAAAACGAAAAAAATTATCAAAGAATAAAAAATAATTATTAA
- a CDS encoding IS30 family transposase — MKKLIDLSKLNIICVKNNAENSRHFIIKETDDEIKRLHSNVSSKRLLRDKQISILLMWEIILKVLVLNSISKAAKYFGYQSRTIKQKMAIMIEKNDYHKSLKNKFICKNCGDKIFITKFLSFRKLANHLLSYKTKRLMIVSESQKNKWSYFKKYWNDVTKELRKKASKNSKNIKCKMSVKFMVNSFKQTNPDTFCPTFSTIYKALKQQRIKLPLDPLLYLSRGGYTKTTLKQGKKSLIHARDLKYRPEEADLRLEKGHFEADTVIGKREDKFVLFTLLDRKTRELYIALTKRDAKSINKALKMLIRKYNLEIKTLTVDNGSENTLLHKVVGKKKLFKCKPYASYQKGSIENAHRYIRRFIPKGKSFNSLTQEYVFWLKEQIDEYKRILAIEN, encoded by the coding sequence ATGAAAAAATTGATAGATTTATCTAAACTAAATATTATTTGTGTAAAAAATAATGCTGAAAACTCACGTCACTTTATCATAAAAGAAACAGATGATGAGATAAAACGTCTTCACTCAAATGTTTCTTCTAAAAGATTGCTTAGAGATAAACAAATATCTATACTATTAATGTGAGAAATTATTTTAAAAGTTCTAGTGTTGAATTCAATATCAAAAGCAGCGAAATATTTTGGTTATCAATCTAGAACAATTAAACAAAAAATGGCAATAATGATTGAAAAAAATGACTATCATAAAAGCTTAAAAAATAAATTTATTTGCAAAAATTGTGGAGACAAAATTTTTATAACTAAATTTCTCTCCTTTAGAAAATTAGCAAATCATTTACTCAGTTATAAAACTAAAAGGTTAATGATAGTGTCAGAATCACAAAAAAATAAGTGAAGTTACTTCAAGAAATATTGAAACGATGTAACTAAAGAATTAAGAAAAAAAGCAAGCAAAAACTCTAAAAACATTAAATGTAAAATGTCTGTGAAATTTATGGTCAACTCGTTCAAACAAACAAATCCAGATACTTTTTGTCCTACATTTAGCACAATTTACAAAGCTCTAAAGCAACAAAGAATAAAGCTTCCTCTTGACCCGCTTTTATATTTATCAAGAGGTGGCTATACAAAAACTACATTAAAGCAAGGTAAAAAATCCTTGATACACGCTAGAGACCTAAAATATAGACCTGAAGAAGCGGATTTAAGGCTAGAAAAAGGGCATTTTGAAGCTGATACAGTAATAGGTAAAAGAGAAGATAAGTTTGTTCTTTTTACACTTTTAGACCGTAAAACTAGAGAGTTATATATCGCTTTAACCAAAAGAGATGCAAAATCAATTAACAAAGCATTAAAAATGTTAATAAGAAAATACAATCTTGAAATAAAGACTTTGACAGTAGATAATGGTAGCGAAAACACACTTCTTCATAAAGTGGTAGGTAAGAAAAAATTATTTAAATGTAAACCTTATGCTTCATATCAAAAAGGTTCAATTGAAAATGCTCATAGATACATTAGAAGATTTATTCCGAAGGGTAAAAGTTTCAATTCACTCACACAAGAATATGTGTTTTGACTCAAAGAACAAATCGATGAATACAAAAGAATATTAGCGATAGAAAATTAA